The Deltaproteobacteria bacterium genomic sequence CCTGGTTACGTGAAAACAAATCTATGAAAAATAATAGTAATTTATAAAGATATTAATAGTTGTTGTCAAATTATTATTAAAGAATTCGGTGATTTGTATTTATTATCACAAAATACATAGTACGTATGATAAGGAATTTTGTACGGATGACGACATAATGACTGTCCTGCCTGGGTCTCAGAAATAGCCCATCAGAAGCAGCTACAAAGTACCGCAGAGACTCCTGAATATCCTCTTGCAAAGAAGAGGAATTACAGGATACTATCAAAAGAGGAATAGCGTACTATGACAGGAAAAATTCAAAACCCGGCAGCCATCGATTTCAACCCCCAGTTTCGGAAGGCCCTTGAGTTGATGGAAGAAACGAACCGGAACGTCTTTATCACCGGCAGGGCGGGTACGGGGAAATCGACCCTGCTCAACTACTTCAAGGAACACACGGGAAAGAAGGCCGTTGTCCTTGCCCCTACCGGCGTGGCCGCAATCAATGTCGGCGGGCAGACCATTCACTCCTTTTTCGGTTTCAAGCCCGATGTGACCCTGGGGGCCATCCGTAAAAGATTTCGTGATGAAAAAAAGAATATTTATAGAAAGCTGAAGACTATTGTCATCGATGAGGTCTCCATGGTACGGGCTGACCTCCTTGATTGCGTCGATAAATTCCTGCGCCTCAACGGTCCTGAAGAAAAATTTCCTTTTGGCGGTGTTCAGATGATCTTCATTGGCGATCTCTACCAGCTTCCGCCGGTCGTGACGGGTCATGAAAGGGAAATTTTCCGGGAGCATTACGCAACCCCTTATTTTTTCAGCGCAAAAGTCTTTGAAGATTTGGATTGGGAATTCATCGAACTGGAAAAGATCTACCGTCAGAAGGACGACGATTTTATCCGCCTGCTCAATGCCATCCGCAACCGCACCGTGACCGATAATGATCTGGTCCTGCTCAATCAGCGTTTCGATCCCAACTTCACCGCCCCGCCCGACGCTTTTTACATTTATCTCACCACCACAAATGATTTGGCCGATCGTCTCAATGATGAGCAGCTTGCTCAATTACCCGGCAAGACATGGACGGTCCGCGGCATCATTGAAGGTGATTTCAGCAAGGAATACCTGCCGACGGCTTTAGATCTCAAACTCAAGAAGGGCGCACAGATCATGCTTCTCAATAACGATTCATCCGGAAGATGGGTGAACGGAACGATTGGAAGGATGATCGGCATGAAAAAGGACGAAGAGAAACAGGATATCCTCATCACACGACTGGATAACGGTAAAAAAATGGAAATTACTCCCTACACATGGGAGATCTTTCGGTTTTTTCTCAAAAACGGGGAGCTTTCTTCCGAAGTGGTCGGTTCATTTACCCAGTATCCCGTAAGGCTTGCCTTTGCCGTTACGATCCATAAAAGCCAGGGAAAGACCTTTGAAAGGGCCATCATTGATGTGGGGAAAGGCACCTTCGCCCACGGCCAGATGTATGTGGCGCTTTCCCGCTGCACTACTCTGGAAGGCATCGTCCTGATGAAACCGATACGGAAAAATCACGTTCTCATGGACTGGCAGGTGGTGAAATTCCTGACAAAGTGCCAGTACGACATTGCCGCCCGGCAGTTGCCACGGGAAGATAAAATTCAGATCATCGAGGACGCAATCAGGAATAAACAAACCCTGGAAATTGTGTACCTGAAGGCACAGGACGAAAAGACCCGCCGCCTCATCAGACCCCTTTCCGTCGGCGATATGGAATACAAAGGCCACCCTTTTATCGGCCTGGAGGCGCTCTGTATGACGCGACGGGAAAAGCGGGTCTTCAATGTGGATAAGATATTGGAAATTGTAGAATCTTCGTAAGGGAGACGGCCGATGAAAAATTATATTGTGCGCGTAATCAGTAATACATTAAACGTGCTTGGACTGGCCTGTGTGACGACCGATCTTGTCAATGAAGCCTGCCGTCTGCACGGCACTTCTCCAACCGCTTCGGCCGCGTTAGGGCGCGCGCTGACCGGGGGTGCGCTGATGGCGTCCCTGTTGAAGGACGGTCAGAGTCTGGCCCTCAAGTTTGA encodes the following:
- a CDS encoding AAA family ATPase — translated: MTGKIQNPAAIDFNPQFRKALELMEETNRNVFITGRAGTGKSTLLNYFKEHTGKKAVVLAPTGVAAINVGGQTIHSFFGFKPDVTLGAIRKRFRDEKKNIYRKLKTIVIDEVSMVRADLLDCVDKFLRLNGPEEKFPFGGVQMIFIGDLYQLPPVVTGHEREIFREHYATPYFFSAKVFEDLDWEFIELEKIYRQKDDDFIRLLNAIRNRTVTDNDLVLLNQRFDPNFTAPPDAFYIYLTTTNDLADRLNDEQLAQLPGKTWTVRGIIEGDFSKEYLPTALDLKLKKGAQIMLLNNDSSGRWVNGTIGRMIGMKKDEEKQDILITRLDNGKKMEITPYTWEIFRFFLKNGELSSEVVGSFTQYPVRLAFAVTIHKSQGKTFERAIIDVGKGTFAHGQMYVALSRCTTLEGIVLMKPIRKNHVLMDWQVVKFLTKCQYDIAARQLPREDKIQIIEDAIRNKQTLEIVYLKAQDEKTRRLIRPLSVGDMEYKGHPFIGLEALCMTRREKRVFNVDKILEIVESS